In Natronococcus sp. AD-5, the genomic window GTCTCGGCGGGATCGGGTCGGCCTCGCTCGCCGGTTCCCCCGACGAGCCCCACTACGGCGGGCTCAGCGAGCTCCGAGTGCACGACGATATCGCGGTAATTTCGGCGTTCTCCTCGCGCGACGAGACGCCGGGTCGGGGCATGGCCGTCCTCGACGTCGGCCAGTTCACGCGCGCCGAGAGCCGCGCGGAGCTCGAGCACGCCGAGCTCACCGTCCTCTCGTTCTACGGCAACGAGAACGACGGTGCCGCCTGCATGGACGTGAAGCTCTCGGACGACGGCCGGTACGCGTTCATCTCGAAGCAGCCGTTTACCGCGCTGTTCGACGAGAGCGAACTCGACCTCGACGGCGACGACGCGGACGGCGGCGGGGCGGACGCGGCGGCGCTCGAGGTCGTCGACATCTCCGATCCCGGGAATCCCGAGTTCGTCGCGCAGACGTCGCTGTCCGTGTGGACGCTCGGGCCGCACAACGCCTGGTACCACCAGATCGGCGGTCGCGAGTACGTCTTCACGACGCACGGCGAGGACGGCGTGACGGGCGGCATCAACGTCTTCGAGTTCGATCGGGTGTCCGGAACGCTCGACCACGTCAACTGGTGGAACTACTCCGCGGAGCTGGCCGAACCCGAAACGGAGACCGACGCGGACGGCGGCGAGGCCTACGCACACGACGTCGTCGTCCAGGACGATCCTCGGTTCGGGACGCCCGTCGCCTACCTCGCGAACTGGAACGCGGGGACCCGCCTGCTCGACGTGAGCGATCCGACGGACATCGAGGAACTCGGCGTCTTCGAGCAGGACCGCGCCCACCACGCGGTGCCCGCGCCGACGCTGCTGGACGGCAAGCGCGTGTTCGTCGCCGGCCACGAGAACCCCTCGAGCCACGAGGACGGCTACGTCCGAAACGAGGGCGAGAGCGGCCACTACTACCTCGTCGACGCGGATCCGATCGACGACGTGCTCGGCGACGAGCGCGGCGATCCGGTTTACCTGGGCGCCTCGTCGACGCTGCGAGACGACGGCGTCGAGCCGACCACTCGCACGGCCTTCGAGACGTACGAGGACAACGGGCGAACGGAACTCGACTACTGGATCCTGTTCGAGTCGACGGAGCAGACGTTCGACGAGACGCCGGGCTTCGAGGAAGAGGCCGCGGACGACGACCGCGAGTACGAGGGCTTCGACGACTTCAACCTGAGCGGACACAACCTCGACATCGACGCCGAGGGGAACGTCGTCGCCGGCCACTACCACGCCGGGACGCGGTTCCTCGAGATCACCGACGACTTCGCCCTCGAGCCGACCGGCCACAGCCGCGTCGGCGCCGACGTTCCGGAGGACGCGACGCTCGGGGCGCTGTCGACGGGAACGCCGTTCCACTGGTGCGCGGTCACCCGTAACGGCGTCACGTTCTCGAGCGGGATCAACGAGGGACCGCAGGCCATCGCACACGAGGACGTACCCGTCGGCGAAGACACGCCGATCGACGCCCGCGTCGAGCGCGAAGCCGACGCCTCGCTGTTCACCGCGGGGCAGACGAGTCAGGTGCGGATCCACGTCGACGGCGACGAACCCGTCCGAGTGCGCGACCGCATCCCGGGCGACTGGGAGGTCGTCGGCGGCGACGTGACGGTCGACGAGATCAGCGGCGGCGATCGCAAGGTCGTCACCGTCGACGGAACGGTCGAGTCGGGGACGGTTCGATACTTCGTCCAAGTCCCGTCCGAACTGGCCGACACCGGCTCGTACACCGTCGGCCCGGTCGAGTACGCTCGTCCCGACGCCGCGGGCGAGTACGGCGGCGGCGTCAGCGCCAACAACTTCCTCTGGCGCAAGGAGAACGGCGAGACCGTCACGAAGACCGTCCTCGGAGTCGAGACGTAGCGCGCACCGACCACGAACCGCATCCCGATTTTCTACCAAACGACCATGACTAACGATACGAACTTCGACGGCGCGAACGGGGCGCGTACGGGAGGCGAACGAACCAGACGAGCGATCCTCGAGGCGGCGGGCGCCACGCTCGGCGTCGCGGCCGTCGGGGGCGTCGCGAGCGGCCACCCGGGTCACGGCGTTCCGCTGGGCGACCCCGAGGACCCCGGGCTGGCAGACGACAGCGAGCGGACCGAGGAAGTCGGCTACCACAGCCTCGGCGGCGTCGGTCCGGCGTCGCTTTCCGGGAGCGAGGACGAACCCCACTACGGCGGGCTGTCGGAACTGCGGGTCCACGACGACCTCGGGTTCGTGACGGCCCTCTCCTCGCGCGACGAGACGCCGGGTCGCGGCCTCGCCGTTTTCGACGTGAGCGACTTTACCCGGGCCGAGAGCCGCGCGGAACTCGAGCACGCCGAACTCACCTGCCTGTCGTTCGTCTCGAACGACAACCCCAACTCGTCGTGTATGGACGTGAAGGTCAGCGACGACGGCGAGTACGTCTTCGTCTGCAAACAGCCGGTCGCGGCGCTCTCCGGCGAGTACGCCGTCGGCGACGCCGACGATCACGACACCAGTCCCGAAGACGCCGCCCTGCTGGCGGTCGACGTCTCCGACCCCGGCAACCCGATGATCGTTTCCCGGGTCAACCCGGGAATCTGGGCGCTCGGCCCGCACAACTGCTGGCACCACCAGATCGGCGGGCAGGAGTACGTCTTCACCGCCCACGGCGCGGACGGCGTCACGGCGGGGATTAACGTCTTCGAGTTCGATCGGGAGGCCGAGTCGCTCGCGCACGTCAACTTCTGGAAGTTCGGCGCCGAGACCGCCCAGGGCCACCTCACCGGCGAGGTAGACGCGGCTTACGCCCACGACATCGCGGTGCAGGACGACCCCGTGACCGGAAAGCCGTACGGCTACGTCTCCTACTGGAACGCCGGCACCTGGATCGTCGACCTCTCCGATCCCGCGGACGTCGAACCGCTCGCCGTCTTCGAGATGGATCGCTCGCACCACACGGTCCCGGTTCCGACGCTGCTCGAGGGCAAGCGCCTGTTCGTCTCCGGCCACGAGAACCCCGATTCGACGGCCGGGCAGGACGGCGACACCGGCTTCTACTACCTCGTCGACGCCGACGGCGCGGAGGGGGACGGCGTGACCCACCTCGGAAGAGCCTCGAACCTCGAGGACGACCTCGAACCCGGCGACGACGGCGCGGAACTCGACCGCTGGATCTTCAACCGGGACGGCGAATTCGAGAATTTCGTGCTGAGCGCGCACAACCTCGACATCGACGTCGACGGTCGGATGGTCGCCGGTCACTACTGCGTGGGCGCGTTCTTCTACACGATCGATCCGCCGGGCGAGAACGGCGACGGCTGGTCGCTCACCGAGCGCGGCTTCTTCCGCGAGGGGAAGGACGTCCCCGAGGAGTCGACCCGCGACGGACGGACGACGGCGACGCCGTACTACTGGAGCGCGGTCCTGCGCAACGGCGTCACCTTCCCCGGCGGTATCAACTCGGGAGCGGCGGCGCTCGCCCACGACGAGTTCCCCGTCGGCGAGGACACCCCGGTCGACGCCGTCCTCGAGCGCGAGAGTAACGCCTCGATCTTCGCCGCGGGGCAGACGAGCCAGGTGCGGATTCACGTCGACGCCGACGAACCGGTTCGCGTGCGCGATCGGATCCCCGTCTCGTGGAAGGTCGTCGGCGGCGACGTGTCGGTCGACGAGCTCGACGGCTACCGGACGGTCGTCACCTTCGACGAAGAAATGCGGGAGGGGACGCTCCGCTACTACGTCCAGGTACCGGACGACGAGACGGACGGCTACCGCCTCGGCCCGGTCGAGTACGCCAGGCCGTCGGCGGCCGACGAGCTACCGGCGCCGTACGGCGGCGGCGCGACGGCGACGCACCGGCTGTGGCGAACGGTCAACGACGAGATCGTCGACGTGACGGTCGCCGCACTCGATCTCTGACCGAACTCCGAAGCCACCGATCTACTCGAGGTGGTGATAGTCGAGTTCGTACCCTTCCTCGAGCGCATCCTGCACCGCCTCGCCGGGTTCGGCGACGCCGCGACGGCGGATCGAGAGCTCGCCCTCGTCGACCGAAACCAGGAGGTTGACGCGCCAGTCGGGATCCGTTTCGGGGTGGTCCGTTCGGTAGTGCGCACCGCGGGACTCGGTTCGCTCGAGGGCCGCCCGGAACAGCGCCTCGGCGAGGGTGAGGCTGAACGAGAGGTCCACAACGTACTCGAACGAGCGCGAGGTGAGGCCCCCGTCGACGCGGACGTCGGCCGTCCGATCCCGCAGCGACTCGAGTTCCGCCAGTCCCCCCCGGAGGCTCTCCTCGTCCCGAAGGATACCCGCGTGGTCCCACAGTAGTTCGCCGAGTTCGTCGAGGAGCGCCCGCGGCGCGACGTCGCCGTCGGCGGCTGCGAGGCCCTCGAGCGCCCGGAACTCCCGTTCGGCCAGCGCTCGCTGGTCGTCGGTCACGGCGGGATCGCGGTCTCCGTCGGCGACGGCGCCCGCGACGTGTTCGCCGACGAGTTTCCCGATCGCGACGGTTTCGGCCAGCGAGTTCCCGCCGAGGCGGTTCGCGCCGTGGACGCCCGCGACCGACTCGCCGACGGCGTAGAGCCCGTCGACGCCGGTCTCGCCGGTCCGGAAGTCGACGTCGACGCCGCCCATCGTGTAGTGGGCCGTCGGCGCGACCTCCATCGGTTCCGCGGTGATGTCGACGCCGAGAGATTCGAACCGCTCGACCATCGACGGCAATCGGTCGCGGACGTAGTTGGGATCTCGGTGTGAGACGTCGAGGAAGACGCCGCCGTCGTCGGTACCGCGACCTTCTCGGACCTCCCGGGCGATCGCTCGCGCGACGACGTCCCGCGCGTCGAGTTCCATCTGGTCGGGCGAGTAGCGCTTCATGAACCGCTCGCCATCGACGTTGTAGAGCCGTCCCCCTTCGCCGCGAACCGCTTCGGTGACGAGGCGGCCGTCCCACTCCTCGCCGTACCGGTCGCCGACCATCCCGGTCGGGTGGAACTGGACGAACTCGAGGTCCAGCAGCCGCGCGCCGGCCTCGAGCGCCAGCGCCTGGGCGTCGCCGTTGTTCTCGTCGTCGCGCGAGGAGTGGCGCCGATAGAACGCGGAGAATCCGCCCGCTGCCAGCACGACGTGGTTGCTCCGAAAGAGGAGGCCCCGGCCGGTCTCCATGTCGAAGCCGACGGCGCCGGAGACGCGCCGGCCGTCCGAGAGCAGCCGCGTGATCATCACGTTCTCGCGGTAGGGGACCTCGAGTTCGCGGGCCCGGCCGATCAGCGTCTCGAGCATCGCCTCGCCGGTCCGGTCGCCGATGAAGCAGGTGCGGCGATACGACTGGGCGCCGAAGTAGCGCTGGTTGATCTCGCCGTCGTCGGTGCGGTCGAACGGCATCCCCCAGGCCTCGAGTTCGCGAATTCGGTCGGGCATGTGCTTCGCCGTCAGTTCGACCGCCTCGGGATCGTTCAGGTGGTGGCCCTCGTTCAGCGTGTCCGCCGCGTGGATCGTCCAGTCGTCCTCGGGATCGAGCGTGCCGAGCGCCGCGTTGACGCCGCCGGCCGCCCACGTCGTGTGTGCGTCTCCGTGGTCGCGCTTGCTGATCACCAGCGCTTCGATCCCCGCGTCGGCGAGCTCGATCGCGACGCGGGCACCCGCCGCGCCCGCCCCGATGACGAGCACCGGCGTCGCGACGACCTCGTACTCGAGCCCGACGGACGAGGCCGCGTTCCCGCCGTCGATTCGGTTTTCGACGCCCGCGACGTCGGTGGCAGTCGTCGGCTCCTGACGGTCGTCTGTCGGTGTTTCTGTCATCAGTATGAGGTTAGCGCCGGACGGATTTAGGTATCGTCCCAAACGGTGTAGCAGCGGGAGAACTCCCTCGCCAGCGGTTGCTAGCCCGACGCTTAGAACGCTCGCGGACGTAGCCGGTGCCGAGATGCAGCCGATCGTTCACCTCGCCGTCGGCTACCTCTGTTACGCGGGGTACGCACGCTGGGAGCGCGGGGAACCGCCCGCCGCAGCGCCCGCCGAAGCCGCGATCGTCGGCGCGGCGCTTCCGGACCTGCTCGACAAACCGCTCTGGCTGTCCGGCGTCCTCGACGTCGGGCGAACGATCGGCCACTCGCTGCTGTTTGCGATCCCCGTGATCGCCGCCGTCTGGCTGGTCGCGAGGGCGCGCGACCGGCGGGCGCTCGGCGTCGCCTTCGCCGTCGGCTACCTCTCGCACCTCGCGACCGACGTCCCATGGCACCTGCTCTCGGGCGATCTCGACGAACTCGGCTTTCTGCTCTGGCCGCTCACCCCGATGCCGGAGTACACGGGAACGAAGCCGCTCGGAACCGTCGTCGGACTCGAGGTTACGACGCTGTGGCTCGAGGCCGTCGTCCTCGTCGCGGGCGTCGCGCTGTGGTGGTCCGACGGACGGCCGGGATTCGAACCGACTCGCCGCTCGGAGAGCGGGTAGCTAGTTACCCGGTATCGGGTCCGAATCCGAACCGGCCTCTCCGTTACGTAGCTGTGCGAACTGCGCGTCGCGATAACGGCGGTTCGTAGCCGCGACTCCGCTCGTAAACATCCAAAATAACGGGTGGTTCGAACCGGTTTCGTCACCTCTGAACGTCGCCGGCGTCCTCCATCGCGTCCGGGGTCTCGGGTTCGACGCCCGCGAGCCGCATCGCGTTGCCCGTCACGCCGAGACTCATCCCCATGTCGCCGACGACGACCGCGTGAATCACGGTCACGATCCCGAACGGCGCGCCGGCCGCGAGCACTGCCTTGACGGCCAGGCTCGACCAGATGTTCTGTTGAATGACGCCGTTCGCCTTGCGCGAGAGGTCGTAGAGGTACGGCAGCCGGGTGAGGTCGTCGCCCATCAGCGCGACGTCGGCCGTCTCGAGCGCGGTGTCCGTCCCCGCCGCGCCCATGGCGATGCCGACGCTGGCGGTCGCGAGCGCGGGCGCGTCGTTGATCCCGTCGCCGACCATCGCGACGCGGGCCTCGTCGGCCGTCTCGTACTCGGCCTCCAGTTCGCGGATCAACTCGAGTTTCTCGTCCGGCAGCAACTCGGCGTGGTACTCCTCGATCCCGACGTCCTCGGCGATGGCCCGCGCGGTGCCCTCGTTGTCGCCGGTGAGCATCACGACGCGGACGCCCTGCTCCTGTAGCCGCGAGACGGCCCACCGCGCTTCCGGCCGAACCCGATCCGCGACGCCGACGACGCCGATCGGTCCGTCCTCGGTGCCGACGATGACGACGGTTTTCCCCTCGGCCTGGAGGTCGGGTACGACCTCGCTTACGACGTCGAGGCAGGCCTCGCGCTCGCACTGCGACTCGGCCTCGTAGCCCATCGACTCGAGCGTCAGCCCGCCGTCGGTGGTCGCGTGGACGTGCGCCAGGTCCGCCAGCCCCTCGAAGAGCTCCGGCTTGCCGACGTAGTGGATGGTGCCGCCGACGTCGGCGCGGACGCCCTTCCCGGTCAGCGCCTCGAACGCCGAGACGTCGGGGTCGTCGGGCTCGAGCCCCCGCTCCTCGGCGTAGCCGACGATCGCCCGACCGATCGGGTGCTCGCTCCGGCGCTCAGCGGCGCCGGCGCGGCGGAGCACGTCCGCCTCGTCGGCGCCCTCGAGCGGGATGACGTCGGTCACGGAGAGGTTACCCGCGGTCAGCGTCCCCGTCTTGTCGACCGCGAGGACGTCGCTCTCGCCGACCGCCTCGAGGTGGCGACCGCCCTTGATCAGCACCCCGTTCTTGGCGGCGCTCGTGATTCCGGAGACGACGCTCACGGGAGTGGAGATGACGAACGCGCAGGGACAGGCGATGACGAGCAGCGTCAGCCCGCGCAGGAACCACGTGTCCCAGGCGGCGCCGACGAGCAGCGGCGGCAGCGCCGCGACGGCGAGTGCGAGGGCCACGACGATCGGCGTGTACACGTTCGCGAACCGGTCGACGAACTGCTCGCGTTTCGTCTGCTCGCGCTCGGCGTCTTCGACCAGCCGAACGATCCGCGCGATGGTCGAGTCGCTCGCCTCGCTCTCGACTTCGACCTCGAGGTAGCCCGATTCGGGGATCGTCCCGGCGTAGACCTCGTCGCCCTCGCCCTTGTCCGCGGGGACGCTCTCGCCCGTGATCGGCGCCTGATCGACCGCGCTCTCGCCCTCCAGGACGACCCCGTCGGCCGGGATCTTCTCGCCCGGCCGGACCACGACGACGTCGCCGATCTCGAGGTCGTCCGCCGGGACCGTCTCCTCGGAGCCGTCCTCGCGCCGAACCGTGGCGGCGTCCGGCGAGAGGTCCATGAGCTCTCGCAGCGAGTCGCGCGCGCGGTCCATCGAGAACCGCTCGAGCAGCTCGGCGACGCTGAAGAGGACCGCGAGCATCGCGCCCTCGAAGGGGTGGTAGGTCGCGACGCTCGCGACGATCCCGGCGCTCATCAGGAAGTCGATGTCGAGGCTCCGATTTCGCGCGGAGTAGTAGCCGTTCCGGAGGATCGGCGCGCCGGCGACGGCCGCGGCCGCGACGAAGAGGGCGTGCGAGAGGCCGTACGGCTGGCCCGCGACCGCGCCGAGCGCCGGGTCGAGCGCGGGGAGGACGAACTCGAGAACCATCCCCGCCGTGACCAGGACGGCGCCGATTCCCGTCCCGACGGCTCGTCGGCTCCGCCAGACCGCCTCCGATTCGGCCATCGAGTTGCGCTCGTCCGCGATCGGCGTCGCCTCGTAGCCGGCGGACTCGATCGCCGCGGTGATCGTCTCGGGATCGGTTCCCGCGGCGCCCGTCACGGTAACTCGCCCCGTCGCGGGTCGCGTCTCGATGTCAGCGACACCGTCGACGTCGGCCAGCGCGTTCTCGACTTTCGTCGCGCAGGAGGGGCAGTCCATGTCGGGGACCGAGACCGAGAGCTCGGCGCTCTCGGACTCGATCGCGTAGCCGGCCGCCCTGACGCGTTCGCGAACCGCCGACTCGCTCGTCAGCGTCGGATCGTACTCGACGACGAGGCGGCCGCTGGTCACCTGCGGCTCGAGGCGGCCGATCCCCTCGAGTCGCTCGACGCTGTTTCGCACCTTGCCGGCACAGGAGGGACAGTCCATCTCGGGGACCCGCAACTCGAGGGTGCGACTCGAGCCCGGCGATTCGGTAGAGGGCTCGCTCATCACGTCCCTGTAGACCCTCGACTGCTATACGGGTTATTTGGCGTGCGCCAAATCGAGATCAGAGGGCGCCGCTCGCGCCGGCGGCCGCCAGCGTTTCGATCGACTCGTCCTCGGCGACGAACGTCGTCGCGAGAGCCGCCTCGGCGCGCCGCAGTCGGTAGGAGAGGGTCGACCGCGGAACCTCCAGTCGATCGGCGAGTTCCGAGAGTTCGATCCGTCGCGGCGTCTCGTAGTAGCCGTGTTCGACGGCCGCCCGCAGCGCCTCGCGCTGCTCGGCGGGCAGCGAGTCGTCGGGATCGACGCTGTGGCGGTTCGGATCGAGTTCCGTCAGCCGGAGCATCTCCATGCCCGTACACTCGCCGACTTCCTCGCCCAGCGCGTCGAAGAAGTCGTGAATCGGCGCGTCGCTGCCGAGCACGATCCGCCAGCGGTAGCGCCGCCCCTCCCGGTAGGTCTCGAACAGCAGGCCGTCCCCGAGGTACTCGAGCGCGACGTGGGGGACCGAGGTACAGACCTCCGTGCGGTCCCAGTAGGTGTAGACGACCAGCGTGTCGCTCGAGCGATCGAGCACCTGCGTCTCGCACTCGGCCCCGCAGTGGTCTTTCACCAGACAGTCGGCGAAGTAGTCCGCCGTCTCGTAGGCGGCCTCGAGCCTCGCGAGCGCGTCCTCGGGGCCGGTCGCGAGGTCGACGCGCCAGAGGCTGTCCGGGGAGACGTGACACGACAGCGATCGAACCGAGGCGTCGGGATACGAGGCGAGCACGTCGGCGACCGGGTTCGTTCCCGGATCGTACTCGAGTGCGAAGACGAATTCTCTCATACGACGAGTACGGGATCGTGCGAAAAAGGGTTCTCGGTCGATCGCGTAGTGGCGGTAGTGATCTCGTCGTGATCGAGTGGTTTCGGGGACTGTGGGCGTTCTACCTCGCGTACACAAAGACGGGAGTCCACGCGGCGGCGGCCGCGGGGCTGGCGATCTTCGGCCTGCTGATGTTCGTCAACGAGGCGTTCGTCGCCCTCGCGATCGCCTCTTACGTGCTTCCTCCGGTGATCCTGTACGCCCTCGCGGACGACCCGGTCGAAGCGCACGTCCGGGACGAGAGTCCGGCGGAAGCGATGCTCGCTCGAGACGCCTCGAGACTCGCCAAGGAGACGACCACGGACGGCGGAGCGGGCGAGACGGATCGCGCGACTGCCGCCGACGCGGGCAGGTCGGCCGCCGATCTCGAGGATGGCGATACGGATTCGGATCGAGACGACGGCGATACCGATTCCGACAGCGACGACGGGGATACGGACTCGGACAGCGACGACGGAGACACCGATTCGGATACCGATGATGGCGACACCGATTCAGATAGCGACGACGGAGATACTGACTCCGACAGCGACAGTTGAGAGAGGATGTGGCTCGAGTAGCGAACCGACCTATATGGCCGGGAGCGCGGTCGGCGGAATCCGCCGACCGCGAGACCCGGGGAAGGGCAGGCGGTTACACCGTAATCGCCGCGAGCGCCGCAGGCGCGAGCGGGCTGACGACTGACTCGAAGCGAGAGAAACGAGCGGAGAGGAAGAAGGAGTGCTTTTCATCGAAGTTTTGCCGAGCGTCGGCGAGACGTACGCCAGCTGTGCTGGCGCCGTCTCGCCAGAGCGCAGCGCAAAAGTTCGTCTCTAGAATCCTTTGCCGAGCATCTCGCGGGCGATGACGTTCTTCTGGATCTCGGTGGTTCCCTCGTAGATCTGGGTGATCTTGGCGTCGCGGTAGAACCGCTCGACGGGGAAGTCGTTGACGTAACCGGCGCCGCCGTGGACCTGAACGGCCTCGTCGGCGACCTCGACGGCGACGCGGGAGGCGTACTCCTTGGCCATCGAGGCGAGCTTGGTGATGTCCTCGCCCTGGTCGACCTTCCAGGCGGACTTGTAGGTCAGGTTGCGCGCGGCTTCGGTGTCCGTGGCCATCTCGGCGAGTTTGTGCTGGATGGCCTGGAACTCCGAGATCGACTGCCCGAACTGTTCGCGGTCCTGGGCGTACTCGAGGGCGGCGCGGGTGGCTCCCTTCGCGATGCCGACGCCCTGTGCGGCGACCGCGGTCCGGGTTTCGTCGAAGAACTGCATCTGCTGCATGAAGGCGGCGTCCTCGGTCCCGACGAGGTTCTCCTCGGGGACGCGGACGTCGTCGAAGATGAGCTCCGCGGTGTCGGAGGCGCGAATGCCGAGCTTGCCCGTGATCTTGTCGGCCTCGAAGCCGTCGCGGTCGGACTCGACGATGATCTGGCTGAAGCCGTTGTAGCGGCCCTCGGCGTCCGGGTTGGTCTTACAGAGCACGACGAAGAAGTCGCCGATACTGCCGTTGGTGATCCACATCTTGTTGCCGTTGATCACCCACTCGTCGCCGTCCTTCTCGGCCTCCGTCGAGACCGACGAGACGTCGGAGCCGGTGTCCGGTTCGGAGATCGCCGCGCCGGAGATCTTCTCGCCCATCGCGACGGGCTCTAAGAAGCGCTCCTTCTGATCCTCGGTCCCGAAGTTCATGATCGCCTCGCAGCCGAAGGAGGTCGAGACGATCGAGAGGGCGATGCCGGGATCGTAGGAGAACAGCTCCTCCGTGATGATCGCGGTGTCGAGGATCGAGTAGCCGGCGCCGCCGTAGTCCATCGGGATGTAGGCGCCGGTCAGGCCCATCTCCGCGGCCTTGTCGATGATCTCGTGGGGGTACTTCTCTTCCTCGTCGTACTCCTGGGCGACGGGGACGATTTCGTTCTCCGCGAACCGAGTGATCTCGTCGCGGATCTGCTGTTGTTCTTCGGTGAGACCGAATTCCATAGACGATCGTTATTTTTGGAGTGGTAAAGAGGTTTGTAACCGTGAGTAAACGGAACTATAGTTTTCTTTACTGGAGAGGGAAACGTTCAAACGGGTGTACGTTGCATAGGAAACCATGGAGATCGACGATATCAACACCATCGCAGTTCTTGGAGCGGGTAACATGGGTCACGGTATCGCGGAGGTCGCCGCGATGGCCGGCTACGACGTCAACATGCGCGACATCAAAGACGAATTCGTCCAGGACGGCTACGAGCAGATCGAGTGGTCGCTGAACAAACTCGCCGAGAACGATCAGCTCTCCGAAGACGCCGCCGACGCCGCCCTCGAGCGCGTGACGCCGCTGGTCGACATGGAGGAGGCCTGCGGCAACGCCGACGTCGTCATCGAGGCCGTTCCCGAGAAGATGGAGATCAAGCGGGACGTCTACGAGGAACTCGAGGAAGCCGCGCCCGACCGCGCGATCTTCGCGACGAACACCTCGAGCCTCTCGATCACGAACCTGGCCGAGTTCACCGACCGTCCCGGCCGGTTCTGCGGGATGCACTTCTTCAACCCGCCGGTCCGGATGCCGCTCGTCGAAGTGATCTCGGGCGCCGAGACCGACGAGGAGACGCTGGACCTGATCGAGGGCCTCGCCGAAGACTTCGAGAAGTCGCCCGTGCGCGTCCACAAGGACTCGCCCGGCTTCATCGTCAACCGCATCCTCGTGCCCCTGATGAACGAGGCCTGCTGGCTCGTCCACGAGGACGAGGCGACGGTCGCCGAAGTCGACTCGACGACGAAGTACGGCATGGGCCTCCCGATGGGCTCGTTCGAACTGGGCGACCAGGTCGGCAACGACGTCAGCTACCACGTCCTCGACTACATGCACGAGGTGCTCGGCGAGGCCTACGAACCGTGTCCGTTCCTCGAGCGGAAGGTCGAGAACGAGGAACTCGGCAAGAAGACCGGCAAGGGCTTCTACGACTACGAGGACGGCGACGGCGTCGACATCCCGACCGACGAGCAGTCCGAGCTCGTCGAGAGGCGCCTCGTCGCCTCGATGGCCAACGAGGCCGCCAAGCTGATCGGCGGCGACGTCGCCCCGCCGGAGTCGATCGACGAGGCGACGAAGCTCGGCGCCGGCTTCCCGGACGGGCCCGTCAAGGTCGTCGACGAGTTCGGCCTCGAGAACGCACTCGAGGCGCTCGAGGAGGCCCACGAGAAGACGGGCCACGAGCGCTACGAGCCCGCCGACTACCTGCAGGAACGCGCCGAGGAGGTCGGCTCGTTCTACGAGGCCGACGAGGTCGAAGGCGAGGGCCTCGAATTCGACGCCGTCCGCGTCGAGTACCCCGGCGAGATGGTCGGCCACATCGTGCTCGACCGGCCGCACCGCATGAACACCATCAGCGCCGAACTGCTCGACGAGCTCTCGGAGGCGGTCGACATCCTCGAGGACGACGACGAGGTCCGCGCGATCCTCATCACGGGCGAGGGTGACAAGGCCTTCTCCGCCGGTGCCGACGTCCAGAGCATGGCCGCAGGCGGTGCGGACCCGCTCGGGGCCGTCGAACTCTCGAAGAAGGGCCAGTCCACGTTCGGCAAACTCGAGTCCTCCGAGCTGCCGGTCGTC contains:
- a CDS encoding helix-turn-helix domain-containing protein, which translates into the protein MREFVFALEYDPGTNPVADVLASYPDASVRSLSCHVSPDSLWRVDLATGPEDALARLEAAYETADYFADCLVKDHCGAECETQVLDRSSDTLVVYTYWDRTEVCTSVPHVALEYLGDGLLFETYREGRRYRWRIVLGSDAPIHDFFDALGEEVGECTGMEMLRLTELDPNRHSVDPDDSLPAEQREALRAAVEHGYYETPRRIELSELADRLEVPRSTLSYRLRRAEAALATTFVAEDESIETLAAAGASGAL
- a CDS encoding heavy metal translocating P-type ATPase, which gives rise to MSEPSTESPGSSRTLELRVPEMDCPSCAGKVRNSVERLEGIGRLEPQVTSGRLVVEYDPTLTSESAVRERVRAAGYAIESESAELSVSVPDMDCPSCATKVENALADVDGVADIETRPATGRVTVTGAAGTDPETITAAIESAGYEATPIADERNSMAESEAVWRSRRAVGTGIGAVLVTAGMVLEFVLPALDPALGAVAGQPYGLSHALFVAAAAVAGAPILRNGYYSARNRSLDIDFLMSAGIVASVATYHPFEGAMLAVLFSVAELLERFSMDRARDSLRELMDLSPDAATVRREDGSEETVPADDLEIGDVVVVRPGEKIPADGVVLEGESAVDQAPITGESVPADKGEGDEVYAGTIPESGYLEVEVESEASDSTIARIVRLVEDAEREQTKREQFVDRFANVYTPIVVALALAVAALPPLLVGAAWDTWFLRGLTLLVIACPCAFVISTPVSVVSGITSAAKNGVLIKGGRHLEAVGESDVLAVDKTGTLTAGNLSVTDVIPLEGADEADVLRRAGAAERRSEHPIGRAIVGYAEERGLEPDDPDVSAFEALTGKGVRADVGGTIHYVGKPELFEGLADLAHVHATTDGGLTLESMGYEAESQCEREACLDVVSEVVPDLQAEGKTVVIVGTEDGPIGVVGVADRVRPEARWAVSRLQEQGVRVVMLTGDNEGTARAIAEDVGIEEYHAELLPDEKLELIRELEAEYETADEARVAMVGDGINDAPALATASVGIAMGAAGTDTALETADVALMGDDLTRLPYLYDLSRKANGVIQQNIWSSLAVKAVLAAGAPFGIVTVIHAVVVGDMGMSLGVTGNAMRLAGVEPETPDAMEDAGDVQR
- a CDS encoding acyl-CoA dehydrogenase family protein; the encoded protein is MEFGLTEEQQQIRDEITRFAENEIVPVAQEYDEEEKYPHEIIDKAAEMGLTGAYIPMDYGGAGYSILDTAIITEELFSYDPGIALSIVSTSFGCEAIMNFGTEDQKERFLEPVAMGEKISGAAISEPDTGSDVSSVSTEAEKDGDEWVINGNKMWITNGSIGDFFVVLCKTNPDAEGRYNGFSQIIVESDRDGFEADKITGKLGIRASDTAELIFDDVRVPEENLVGTEDAAFMQQMQFFDETRTAVAAQGVGIAKGATRAALEYAQDREQFGQSISEFQAIQHKLAEMATDTEAARNLTYKSAWKVDQGEDITKLASMAKEYASRVAVEVADEAVQVHGGAGYVNDFPVERFYRDAKITQIYEGTTEIQKNVIAREMLGKGF
- a CDS encoding 3-hydroxyacyl-CoA dehydrogenase/enoyl-CoA hydratase family protein, which translates into the protein MEIDDINTIAVLGAGNMGHGIAEVAAMAGYDVNMRDIKDEFVQDGYEQIEWSLNKLAENDQLSEDAADAALERVTPLVDMEEACGNADVVIEAVPEKMEIKRDVYEELEEAAPDRAIFATNTSSLSITNLAEFTDRPGRFCGMHFFNPPVRMPLVEVISGAETDEETLDLIEGLAEDFEKSPVRVHKDSPGFIVNRILVPLMNEACWLVHEDEATVAEVDSTTKYGMGLPMGSFELGDQVGNDVSYHVLDYMHEVLGEAYEPCPFLERKVENEELGKKTGKGFYDYEDGDGVDIPTDEQSELVERRLVASMANEAAKLIGGDVAPPESIDEATKLGAGFPDGPVKVVDEFGLENALEALEEAHEKTGHERYEPADYLQERAEEVGSFYEADEVEGEGLEFDAVRVEYPGEMVGHIVLDRPHRMNTISAELLDELSEAVDILEDDDEVRAILITGEGDKAFSAGADVQSMAAGGADPLGAVELSKKGQSTFGKLESSELPVVAGIDGYCLGGGMELSTCADIRVASERSEFGQPELDLGLIPGWGGTQRLANVVGEGPAKEIILTAERYEADEMKHFGFVSDVVDNDDLEERAFELAADLADGPPIATKYTKRAMLAGRHDTDAGLEYEAAAFGQLMATDDLMEGITAFMGDGEPDFQGK